From one Rattus norvegicus strain BN/NHsdMcwi chromosome 7, GRCr8, whole genome shotgun sequence genomic stretch:
- the Phlda1 gene encoding pleckstrin homology-like domain family A member 1, whose amino-acid sequence MRRTPAAERLSELGFPPRRGSQEPPFPLGVTRGWGGWPIEKRCEGPRPVPFSERSAEDGREQPAHGSGILWRVRTRLSLCRDPEPPPPPPPLCLLRVSLLCALRAGGRGSRWSEDSARLLLLPPAGASGSLKAERSSSTPYAGRMLESSGCKALKEGVLEKRSDGLLQLWKKKCCILTEEGLLLIPPKQVQHQQQQQQQQQPGQGTAEPSQPSGPAVTSLEPPAKLKELHFSNMKTVDCVERKGKYMYFTVVMAEGKEIDFRCPQDQGWNAEITLQMVQYKNRQAILAVKSTRQKQQHLVQQQPPQTQQIQPQPQPQIQPQPQPQIQPQPQPQPQPQPQPQQQPQPQQLHSYPHPHPHLYPHPHPHAHSHPHPHPHPHPHQLQHAHQPLHSQPQGHRLLRSTSNSA is encoded by the coding sequence ATGAGGCGTACGCCGGCTGCCGAGCGCCTCTCGGAGCTGGGTTTTCCCCCGCGGCGCGGGAGCCAGGAGCCGCCTTTTCCGCTGGGTGTCActcgggggtggggagggtggccCATTGAAAAGCGCTGCGAGGGGCCCCGGCCAGTGCCCTTCAGTGAGCGCTCCGCGGAAGACGGCAGAGAGCAGCCCGCTCACGGCTCCGGGATCTTGTGGCGGGTCAGGACTCGCCTGTCCCTCTGCCGGGACCCCGAGCCaccgccgccaccgccaccgctcTGTCTCCTGCGAGTCAGCCTTCTCTGTGCGCTCCGGGCAGGCGGCCGCGGAAGCCGCTGGAGCGAGGACAGCGCACGGCTGCTACTGCTACCCCCAGCCGGAGCGTCTGGAAGCCTAAAGGCCGAGCGGAGCAGCAGCACCCCTTATGCCGGAAGGATGCTGGAGAGCAGCGGTTGCAAGGCGCTGAAGGAAGGAGTGCTGGAAAAGCGAAGCGACGGGCTGCTGCAGCTCTGGAAGAAAAAGTGCTGCATCCTCACTGAGGAAGGGCTACTGCTCATACCGCCCAAGCAGGTAcaacatcagcagcagcaacagcagcagcaacagcccgGGCAGGGGACAGCCGAACCGTCCCAACCTAGTGGCCCCGCCGTCACCAGCCTTGAGCCACCAGCCAAGCTGAAGGAATTGCACTTTTCCAATATGAAGACTGTAGACTGCGTGGAGCGCAAGGGCAAGTATATGTACTTCACTGTGGTGATGGCGGAGGGCAAAGAGATCGACTTTCGGTGTCCCCAGGACCAGGGCTGGAACGCAGAGATCACGTTGCAGATGGTGCAGTACAAAAATCGTCAGGCCATACTGGCGGTCAAGTCTAcgaggcagaagcagcagcaccTGGTCCAGCAGCAGCCTCCGCAGACGCAGCAGATCCAACCCCAGCCCCAGCCGCAGATCCAACCCCAGCCCCAGCCGCAGATCCAGcctcaaccccaaccccaaccccaacctcagccccaaccccagcagcAGCCCCAGCCCCAACAGCTCCACTCCTACCCGCACCCGCATCCTCATCTttaccctcaccctcaccctcacgcGCACTCGCACCCGCACCCGCACCCTCACCCTCATCCACACCAACTCCAGCATGCGCACCAGCCTCTCCACTCGCAGCCACAGGGCCACCGGCTTCTCCGCAGCACCTCCAACTCTGCCTGA